A genomic stretch from Nitrobacter winogradskyi Nb-255 includes:
- the hrpB gene encoding ATP-dependent helicase HrpB: MRYETGRKAVNHAPRSDRSLTEPFANPLPIDAVLGELGRKLATHDTTVLVAPPGAGKTTRVPLALLDAPWIAGRKIVVLEPRRIAARASAERMARTLGERVGETVGYRVRFGSRVSRGTRIEVVTEGIFSRRILDDPELDGVAAILFDEFHERSLDADLGLALARDVQSGLREDLRILVMSATIDGARVAKLLGNAPVIESKGRAFPVETRYLGRKPDSPVERQMADAIAMALRAEDGSLLAFLPGAAEIRRTQNMLAERIHDASIEIVPLFGALDAAVQDRAIAPAPKGRRKVVLATSIAETSLTIEGVRIVVDSGLARVPRFEPDIGLTRLETMRASRAAVDQRRGRAGRTEPGVCYRLWDEPQTASLAAYTQPEILSADLSSLVLDLAQWGVRDPATLAFLDPPPAPALNEARSLLRELGALDADGRITDEGKSLRALALPPRLARMIVGAHRLGSGREAADIAAVLTERGLGGDSVDLDARLDHFRRDRSPRAVGARQLAERWVSQVAANESVPSSPRGVTSSAPSDRASLPVTGAQGGEELGAGEMLTLAFPDRVARNRGNGSFVLANGRGASVDPASRLAREPFIAVAELTGTAASGRILLAAPISQGQIELRFAGQIETDEDILFDRAAMSLRGRRRKRLRAIMLAEAPVAVAPSIATARILAEGLIDAGLDRLPWSKPLKQWRDRVMFLRAAEGGEWPDLSDAGLAATAETWLAPALSDKTALKEFSAGDLSEALMALLPWNLRARMEREAPTHFEAPTGTMLAIDYEAGQGPTIAVRLQELFGLTAHPSIAQGKVPLVLELLSPAHRPVQVTRDLPGFWRGSYAAVRSDLRGRYPRHPWPDDPANAMPTRRVKPRGT; this comes from the coding sequence ATGCGTTATGAGACGGGGCGTAAAGCCGTTAACCATGCCCCGCGTTCGGATCGATCCTTGACGGAACCATTCGCCAACCCGCTTCCGATCGACGCCGTGCTCGGCGAACTCGGGCGCAAGCTTGCTACGCACGACACCACGGTATTGGTGGCGCCGCCGGGCGCCGGCAAGACGACGCGGGTGCCGCTAGCGCTGCTCGACGCGCCCTGGATCGCCGGCAGGAAGATCGTCGTTCTGGAGCCGCGCCGGATCGCGGCGCGCGCCAGCGCGGAACGGATGGCGCGGACGCTGGGTGAGCGCGTGGGCGAGACCGTGGGCTATCGCGTGCGCTTCGGCTCCAGGGTCTCGCGCGGGACGCGCATCGAGGTCGTCACCGAAGGGATCTTCTCCCGGCGGATTCTCGACGATCCCGAACTGGACGGCGTTGCCGCGATCCTGTTCGACGAGTTTCACGAGCGTTCGCTCGATGCGGATCTCGGGCTTGCGCTGGCGCGCGACGTGCAGAGCGGCTTGCGGGAGGATCTGCGCATCCTGGTGATGTCCGCGACCATCGACGGCGCACGGGTGGCGAAGCTGCTTGGCAACGCGCCGGTGATCGAAAGCAAGGGCCGCGCCTTCCCGGTGGAGACGCGGTATCTCGGCCGCAAGCCCGATTCACCCGTGGAGCGGCAGATGGCCGACGCGATCGCCATGGCGTTGCGCGCGGAGGACGGTTCGCTGCTGGCGTTCCTGCCGGGCGCTGCCGAAATCCGGCGCACCCAGAATATGCTCGCCGAAAGAATCCATGATGCCTCGATCGAGATCGTACCGCTGTTCGGCGCGCTCGACGCGGCGGTGCAGGATCGCGCCATCGCGCCCGCGCCGAAGGGGCGTCGCAAGGTGGTGCTGGCCACCTCGATTGCCGAGACCTCGCTGACCATCGAGGGGGTGCGCATCGTGGTGGATTCCGGCCTGGCGCGGGTGCCTCGTTTTGAGCCTGACATCGGCCTGACGCGGCTTGAAACCATGCGCGCCTCGCGCGCCGCCGTGGACCAGCGTCGGGGCCGCGCCGGGCGCACCGAGCCCGGTGTCTGTTATCGGCTATGGGACGAGCCGCAGACCGCCTCGCTTGCCGCCTATACCCAGCCCGAGATCCTCAGCGCCGATCTGTCGTCCCTGGTGCTCGATCTGGCGCAATGGGGGGTGCGCGATCCCGCCACCCTTGCGTTTCTCGACCCGCCGCCCGCTCCGGCGTTGAACGAGGCGCGGAGTCTGCTGCGCGAGCTTGGCGCGCTCGACGCCGACGGGCGGATCACGGATGAAGGAAAAAGCCTGCGCGCGTTGGCTCTGCCCCCCCGGCTCGCGCGCATGATCGTGGGCGCGCATCGGCTCGGTTCGGGTCGGGAGGCCGCCGACATCGCGGCGGTGCTGACCGAGCGGGGCCTGGGCGGCGACAGCGTCGATCTCGACGCGCGGCTCGATCATTTTCGCCGTGACCGCTCGCCACGCGCCGTCGGCGCAAGGCAGTTGGCGGAGCGGTGGGTGTCGCAGGTGGCGGCGAATGAGAGTGTGCCGTCATCGCCGCGCGGCGTGACGTCTTCAGCCCCTTCCGATCGCGCGTCCTTGCCCGTCACGGGTGCACAAGGCGGAGAGGAACTCGGTGCCGGCGAAATGCTCACTCTCGCGTTTCCCGATCGCGTGGCGCGCAATCGCGGCAACGGGTCGTTCGTGCTCGCCAACGGCCGTGGTGCGTCGGTCGATCCGGCCTCACGGCTGGCGCGGGAGCCCTTCATCGCGGTCGCCGAGCTGACCGGCACGGCGGCGAGCGGCCGTATCCTGCTGGCCGCGCCGATCTCGCAAGGCCAGATCGAGTTGCGTTTTGCCGGCCAGATCGAGACCGACGAGGACATCTTGTTCGATCGCGCGGCGATGAGCTTGCGAGGGCGGCGGCGCAAGCGGCTGCGCGCGATCATGCTTGCCGAAGCACCGGTGGCGGTCGCGCCGTCGATCGCGACAGCGCGCATCCTGGCGGAAGGACTGATTGATGCGGGGCTGGATCGCTTGCCGTGGTCGAAGCCGCTGAAGCAGTGGCGCGATCGCGTCATGTTTCTGCGCGCGGCGGAAGGCGGGGAGTGGCCGGACCTCTCCGATGCCGGGCTCGCGGCCACGGCCGAAACTTGGCTGGCGCCCGCGCTGTCCGACAAGACCGCGTTGAAGGAATTTTCAGCCGGCGATCTGTCGGAAGCGCTGATGGCGCTGCTGCCGTGGAATTTGCGCGCGCGGATGGAGCGCGAGGCGCCGACCCATTTCGAGGCGCCGACAGGCACCATGCTCGCGATCGACTATGAAGCCGGGCAGGGGCCGACCATCGCTGTCCGATTGCAGGAATTGTTCGGCCTGACCGCGCATCCATCGATCGCGCAAGGCAAGGTGCCGCTGGTTCTGGAACTGCTGTCGCCGGCGCATCGTCCGGTTCAGGTGACGCGGGACCTGCCGGGGTTCTGGCGCGGCAGCTATGCCGCCGTTCGCTCGGATCTGCGCGGGCGCTATCCCCGCCATCCCTGGCCGGACGATCCGGCCAATGCGATGCCGACACGGCGGGTCAAGCCGCGCGGGACGTGA
- a CDS encoding IS630 family transposase (programmed frameshift), with translation MGRAYSNDLRERVVGAVVKGGLSRHQAAAQFGVGISTAINWVQRFHETGSVAPSQIGGYRPKKIAGPHREWLLQRCRKDFTVRGLVAELAERGLKVDYRTMWEFVHAVKLSYKKTLIAAEQDRPDVARRRAQWTKYRDRIDPTRLVFIDETWTKTNMAPLRGWAPRGQRIRAKVPHGRWQTMTFMAALRHDRITAPWFIEGPINGEAFLLYIEKVLVPTLRHGDIVIMDNLGSHKASAVRRVIRAAGARLFYLPKYSPDLNPIEQFFAKFKHWLRKAAQRTTEAVYNAIAPILETVAPAECANYFVNAGYNQI, from the exons ATGGGACGAGCCTATTCGAACGACCTTCGTGAGCGGGTAGTGGGTGCTGTCGTTAAAGGCGGCCTGTCGCGGCATCAGGCTGCGGCCCAGTTTGGGGTGGGCATCAGCACGGCGATCAACTGGGTACAACGCTTCCACGAGACCGGCAGCGTCGCGCCAAGCCAGATCGGCGGCTATAGGCCAAAGAAGATTGCGGGGCCGCACCGCGAATGGCTGCTGCAACGGTGCCGAAAGGACTTTACCGTGCGCGGGCTGGTGGCCGAACTTGCCGAGCGTGGCCTTAAGGTCGATTACCGCACGATGTGGGAGTTCGTTCACGCTGTGAAGCTCAGTTAC AAAAAGACGCTGATTGCTGCAGAGCAGGATCGTCCCGATGTCGCCCGTCGGCGAGCGCAATGGACCAAGTATCGAGATCGGATTGATCCCACTCGGCTGGTGTTCATCGATGAGACCTGGACCAAAACCAATATGGCGCCGCTGCGGGGCTGGGCGCCGCGCGGTCAACGCATCAGAGCCAAGGTGCCGCATGGCCGCTGGCAGACCATGACCTTTATGGCCGCTCTGCGCCACGATCGCATCACCGCGCCGTGGTTCATCGAGGGGCCGATCAACGGCGAAGCCTTCCTTCTCTACATCGAGAAGGTTCTGGTCCCGACCCTGCGGCACGGCGACATCGTCATTATGGACAACCTCGGCTCGCACAAGGCCAGCGCCGTGCGTCGCGTCATCCGTGCCGCCGGTGCCCGGCTCTTCTACCTGCCGAAATACTCGCCTGATCTGAACCCGATCGAGCAGTTCTTTGCCAAGTTCAAACACTGGCTACGCAAAGCCGCGCAGCGGACCACCGAGGCCGTCTACAATGCTATCGCTCCGATCCTCGAAACCGTTGCACCGGCTGAATGCGCCAACTACTTCGTCAATGCAGGATACAACCAAATCTAA
- a CDS encoding DNA polymerase III subunit gamma/tau, with translation MNDAGHPPTLPDDAAGQTGLDLGGTPSGSSVQYRVLARKYRPACFDDLIGQEALVRTVSNAFETGRIPQAWILTGVRGVGKTTTARILARALNYQLADGSVQGPTIRMPQLGVHCRAIMESRHIDVLEMDAASHTGVDDVRQINDSVRYAPSSARYKVYIIDEVHMLSTAAFNAFLKTLEEPPEHAKFVFATTEIRKVPVTVLSRCQRFDLRRVEAEVLMAHLAAIAAKENVEAEPEALGILARAAEGSVRDSLSLLDQAIAHAAGVVRADAVRRMLGLADRTRVIDLFEALARGDIASAFGEFRSQYETGADPVVVLSDLAEFVNFVTRIKIVPAIADNVAFGEAERLRASDFAVKLSIRVLSRMWQMLLKGIAEVQGATRPAAAAEMVLVRIAYVADLPTPDEAIRLLDRNGESPGVTTNAAPPRPASGPVSSVPSSAARSLSPRAAAETARPQAAAPMAGTAGAIPAVRIESLGELVALAGEKRDLIIKAALEADIRLVRIENGRLEVALERSAARTLVNDLGRKLEQWTGRRWTVIVSNEPGQPTLRSQALLQKSERERAAEADPRVQDVLARFPGAKVVEVRKFALSSPDSDAAPDELADDLDSGD, from the coding sequence ATGAACGACGCTGGCCATCCCCCGACGCTCCCCGATGATGCGGCCGGCCAGACCGGTCTCGACCTCGGCGGGACGCCATCCGGATCGAGCGTGCAGTACCGGGTGCTGGCACGCAAATACCGCCCGGCCTGCTTCGATGATCTCATCGGGCAGGAGGCGCTGGTGCGCACCGTGTCCAATGCGTTCGAGACGGGACGGATTCCGCAGGCCTGGATTCTGACGGGCGTGCGCGGCGTGGGAAAAACCACCACCGCGCGCATTCTTGCCCGTGCGCTGAACTACCAGCTCGCGGATGGTTCCGTGCAGGGGCCGACCATCCGGATGCCGCAACTTGGCGTTCATTGCCGGGCCATTATGGAAAGCCGGCATATCGATGTGCTGGAGATGGACGCCGCTTCTCACACCGGTGTCGACGATGTCAGGCAGATCAACGACAGCGTGCGCTATGCGCCGTCGAGCGCGCGCTACAAGGTCTACATCATCGACGAAGTTCACATGCTGTCGACGGCGGCCTTCAACGCGTTCCTGAAGACGCTGGAGGAGCCGCCGGAGCACGCGAAGTTCGTGTTCGCGACCACTGAGATCCGCAAAGTTCCGGTGACGGTGCTGTCGCGCTGCCAGCGATTTGACCTCCGGCGGGTCGAAGCCGAGGTGTTGATGGCGCACCTTGCCGCTATCGCGGCGAAAGAGAACGTCGAGGCGGAGCCGGAGGCGCTTGGCATCCTGGCGAGGGCGGCCGAAGGCTCGGTGCGCGATTCCCTGTCGCTGCTCGATCAGGCCATCGCCCATGCGGCTGGCGTGGTCCGGGCCGATGCGGTGCGGCGGATGCTGGGACTTGCGGACCGCACGCGGGTCATCGATCTGTTCGAGGCGCTGGCGCGGGGCGACATCGCGAGCGCATTCGGTGAGTTCCGTTCCCAATACGAGACCGGCGCCGATCCGGTCGTCGTGCTCAGCGACCTGGCCGAATTCGTCAACTTCGTGACGCGCATCAAGATCGTTCCGGCGATCGCCGACAACGTGGCATTCGGTGAAGCGGAACGCCTGCGGGCGAGCGATTTTGCCGTGAAACTGTCGATCCGCGTGCTGTCGCGGATGTGGCAGATGCTGCTGAAAGGAATCGCGGAAGTTCAGGGCGCGACGCGGCCGGCGGCCGCGGCTGAGATGGTGCTGGTGCGCATCGCCTATGTTGCGGACCTGCCGACGCCCGATGAGGCGATCCGGCTGCTGGATCGAAATGGCGAATCGCCGGGTGTTACTACCAACGCCGCGCCGCCCAGACCGGCCTCGGGACCGGTGTCATCCGTTCCGTCGTCGGCTGCGCGGTCATTGTCGCCGCGCGCCGCCGCGGAGACGGCCCGTCCGCAGGCTGCCGCGCCGATGGCCGGCACAGCGGGTGCGATCCCGGCGGTGCGGATAGAGAGCCTGGGCGAACTCGTGGCGCTTGCCGGCGAAAAGCGCGATCTGATCATCAAGGCCGCGCTGGAGGCCGACATCCGGCTGGTCCGCATCGAGAACGGCCGGCTTGAGGTCGCGCTGGAGCGCAGCGCGGCGCGTACGCTGGTGAACGATCTTGGGCGCAAGCTGGAACAATGGACCGGCCGGCGCTGGACGGTGATCGTTTCCAATGAGCCGGGCCAGCCGACACTGCGTTCGCAGGCGCTGTTGCAGAAGAGCGAGCGGGAGCGCGCGGCCGAGGCTGATCCGCGCGTTCAGGACGTGCTGGCGCGTTTTCCTGGCGCCAAGGTGGTCGAGGTGCGAAAGTTCGCGTTGTCGTCGCCGGATTCCGATGCCGCTCCTGACGAACTGGCCGACGATCTCGACAGCGGCGACTAG
- a CDS encoding phosphomannomutase/phosphoglucomutase — protein sequence MFPKPKSVLAPNTYAYESEPMVKATGFREYDARWLFGKEINLMGIQALGMGLGTLIGELGQKKEIVTGHDFRSYSSSIKYALISGLLASGCKVHDIGLCMTPMAYFAQFELDVPCVAMVTASHNDNGWTGVKMGANRPLTFGPDEMTRLKEIVLGAAFAGRGGGSYEFHDNFPSRYIADLTKRPKLKRRLKAVVACGNGTAGAFAPQVMEAIGCEVIPLDTELDHSFPKYNPNPEDMKMLHAIRDAVLENKADLGLGFDGDGDRCGVVDNTGEEIFADKVGVMLARDMSAIHKDAHFVVDVKSTGLFVTDPVLQQQGARATYWKTGHSYMKRRTHELGALAGFEKSGHFFFNAPMGRGYDDGLISAIAVCEMLDRAAGKSLADLKNALPKTWSSPTMSPHCADEAKYGIVDSVVKHFEDARANGDKVAGQPIRDLVTVNGIRVTAQDGSWGLVRASSNKPELVVVVESPVSEQRMRDMFEAMDSVLRTHPEVGEYNQKI from the coding sequence ATGTTTCCGAAGCCGAAGTCCGTTCTGGCGCCGAATACCTATGCCTATGAATCCGAGCCGATGGTGAAAGCGACCGGATTTCGCGAATATGACGCGCGATGGCTGTTCGGCAAGGAAATCAACCTGATGGGCATTCAGGCGCTGGGCATGGGGCTGGGCACGCTGATCGGCGAACTCGGCCAGAAGAAGGAGATCGTCACCGGTCATGATTTCCGAAGCTATTCGTCATCCATCAAGTACGCGCTGATTTCCGGCCTGCTGGCGTCGGGCTGCAAGGTTCACGACATCGGACTGTGCATGACGCCGATGGCGTATTTCGCGCAGTTCGAGCTCGATGTCCCCTGCGTCGCCATGGTGACGGCCTCGCATAACGACAACGGCTGGACCGGCGTCAAGATGGGCGCCAACCGGCCGCTGACGTTCGGGCCGGACGAGATGACGCGGCTCAAGGAGATCGTGCTGGGCGCCGCCTTTGCCGGCAGGGGAGGCGGTTCCTATGAATTTCACGACAATTTCCCGTCGCGCTACATCGCGGATCTGACGAAACGGCCGAAGCTGAAGCGCAGGCTGAAGGCCGTGGTGGCCTGCGGCAACGGCACCGCCGGCGCGTTCGCGCCGCAGGTGATGGAGGCGATCGGCTGCGAGGTCATCCCGCTGGATACCGAGCTCGACCACAGTTTCCCGAAGTACAATCCGAACCCGGAAGACATGAAGATGCTGCACGCGATCCGCGATGCGGTGCTGGAAAACAAGGCGGATCTTGGTCTCGGCTTCGATGGCGACGGTGACCGCTGCGGCGTGGTCGACAACACCGGCGAGGAAATCTTCGCCGACAAGGTCGGCGTGATGCTGGCGCGCGACATGTCGGCGATCCACAAGGATGCGCATTTCGTGGTCGATGTGAAGTCGACGGGCTTGTTTGTCACCGATCCGGTGTTGCAGCAGCAGGGCGCGCGGGCGACCTACTGGAAAACCGGCCATTCCTACATGAAGCGGCGCACGCATGAGCTTGGCGCACTCGCCGGTTTCGAGAAGTCAGGCCACTTCTTCTTCAACGCGCCGATGGGCCGCGGTTACGATGACGGGCTGATCTCGGCGATCGCCGTGTGCGAGATGCTCGATCGCGCCGCCGGCAAATCGCTGGCCGATCTGAAGAACGCCTTGCCCAAAACCTGGTCGTCGCCGACGATGTCGCCGCATTGCGCCGACGAGGCCAAGTACGGCATCGTTGACAGCGTGGTGAAGCATTTCGAGGACGCCAGGGCCAACGGCGACAAGGTGGCCGGCCAGCCGATTCGTGATCTCGTCACCGTCAACGGCATCAGGGTGACGGCGCAGGACGGAAGCTGGGGGTTGGTGCGGGCATCATCGAACAAGCCCGAACTGGTGGTCGTGGTGGAAAGCCCGGTCTCCGAGCAGCGGATGCGCGACATGTTCGAGGCTATGGATAGCGTGCTGCGTACCCATCCCGAGGTCGGTGAGTACAATCAGAAGATTTGA
- the recR gene encoding recombination mediator RecR, translated as MPTAVTGPEIERLIQLLARLPGLGPRSARRAALHLIKKREALMAPLASALQVAIDRIRVCETCGNIDTRSPCTICTDARRDPSIIVVVADVADLWALERAGATNGFYHVLGATLSPLDGVGPQDLTIDALVARAHDPRVAEIVLALNATVDGQTTAHYITDLLGEANVKVTRLAHGVPVGGELDYLDEGTLSAAMRQRTLF; from the coding sequence ATGCCGACCGCCGTCACCGGACCCGAGATCGAGCGGTTGATCCAGTTGCTTGCGAGGCTGCCGGGGCTTGGCCCGCGCTCGGCGCGGCGGGCGGCGCTGCATCTGATCAAGAAGCGCGAGGCGTTGATGGCGCCTCTGGCAAGCGCGCTGCAGGTTGCGATCGACAGGATTCGGGTTTGCGAAACCTGCGGTAACATCGACACCCGCAGTCCATGCACGATATGCACGGATGCCAGACGCGATCCGTCCATCATCGTCGTGGTGGCCGATGTCGCGGACCTCTGGGCGCTGGAGCGCGCCGGCGCCACCAATGGATTCTACCATGTGCTTGGCGCGACGCTGTCACCGCTCGATGGCGTCGGCCCGCAGGATCTCACCATCGATGCGCTGGTGGCGCGGGCCCACGATCCGCGCGTAGCGGAAATCGTGCTCGCTCTGAATGCAACCGTCGACGGCCAGACCACCGCGCACTACATCACCGATCTGCTGGGTGAGGCGAACGTGAAGGTTACGCGGCTTGCCCACGGCGTTCCGGTCGGGGGCGAACTGGATTATCTCGATGAAGGGACGCTGTCGGCCGCGATGCGTCAGCGTACGCTGTTCTAG
- a CDS encoding HIT domain-containing protein has translation MSETWSLHPQLDNDTVGIGDLSLSRLALSKDATYPWLILAPRRAGAIEIIDLDHDDRSRLMTEIARASEVLKGITGCDKLNVAALGNQVPQLHVHVIARRKSDAAWPNPVWGAAPAREYDAAELEKIIEAIRRGIGLG, from the coding sequence ATGTCCGAAACCTGGTCGCTTCACCCGCAGCTCGACAACGACACGGTCGGCATCGGCGACCTGTCGCTCAGCCGCCTCGCACTCAGCAAGGACGCCACCTATCCCTGGCTCATTCTGGCGCCAAGACGTGCTGGCGCGATCGAGATCATCGATCTTGATCACGACGACCGCTCGCGTCTGATGACGGAGATCGCTCGCGCGTCCGAGGTGCTCAAGGGCATCACAGGCTGCGACAAGCTCAACGTGGCCGCGCTTGGCAACCAGGTGCCGCAGCTTCATGTCCATGTCATCGCGCGCCGCAAAAGCGACGCCGCATGGCCCAACCCGGTCTGGGGCGCGGCGCCCGCGCGCGAATACGACGCGGCGGAACTCGAGAAAATCATTGAAGCAATCCGGCGCGGGATAGGGCTCGGTTAG
- a CDS encoding TIGR02281 family clan AA aspartic protease gives MRNLMIFAALLIGAGTYMAQLADEMTTTAAARPTTSMQPAAFETIEDHDRGGIRSVSIARDGRGHFQTEGRIDGERIGFMVDTGASVVALNESSAARVGLRPSRNDYTTTVTTANGKLKAARTRLAMVDIGGLIVRDVDAMVLPDDALSENLLGLSFLSKLRRFEFANGRMVLEQ, from the coding sequence ATGCGTAATCTAATGATTTTTGCCGCGCTTCTGATCGGCGCCGGCACCTATATGGCGCAACTGGCTGACGAGATGACCACGACCGCGGCCGCGCGGCCCACCACGTCGATGCAGCCGGCAGCATTCGAGACGATTGAGGACCACGATCGCGGCGGCATCCGCAGCGTCAGCATTGCGCGCGACGGCCGGGGCCACTTCCAAACGGAAGGCCGGATCGACGGCGAGCGCATCGGCTTCATGGTCGATACCGGGGCCTCCGTGGTCGCGCTCAACGAAAGCTCCGCCGCGCGGGTCGGCCTGCGGCCCTCGCGGAACGATTACACGACGACCGTGACGACGGCCAACGGCAAGCTCAAGGCCGCCCGCACCCGGCTCGCCATGGTCGACATCGGCGGTCTCATCGTGCGCGATGTCGACGCCATGGTGCTGCCCGACGACGCCCTGTCGGAAAATCTGCTGGGCCTGTCCTTTTTATCCAAGCTCAGGCGCTTCGAATTCGCGAACGGGCGGATGGTTCTGGAGCAATAG
- a CDS encoding Lrp/AsnC family transcriptional regulator — protein MSDIAPQIIETGRRLDAIDRKILTVLQEDASLSVAEIGDRVGLSSTPCWKRIQRLEADGIILRRVALVDQNKIGLGISVFVSVESGDHSDVWLKKFADAISAMPEVMELYRMAGDVDYMLRVVVADMASYDLFYKKLISSVALKNVTSRFAMEKIKSVTALPVPALSAA, from the coding sequence ATGAGCGATATCGCCCCTCAGATCATTGAGACCGGTCGTCGCCTCGACGCCATCGACCGCAAGATCCTGACCGTGCTGCAGGAAGACGCATCGCTTTCCGTCGCCGAGATCGGCGACCGGGTCGGGTTGTCCTCGACCCCCTGCTGGAAACGGATCCAGCGGCTCGAAGCCGACGGCATCATTCTGCGCCGGGTGGCGCTGGTCGATCAGAACAAGATCGGGCTCGGCATTTCGGTGTTCGTATCGGTGGAAAGCGGCGACCATTCCGACGTCTGGCTGAAAAAATTCGCCGATGCGATCAGCGCGATGCCCGAGGTGATGGAGCTCTACCGCATGGCGGGCGACGTCGATTACATGCTGCGCGTCGTGGTCGCCGACATGGCGAGCTACGACCTCTTCTATAAAAAGCTGATCAGTTCGGTCGCGCTGAAAAACGTCACCTCGCGATTCGCGATGGAAAAGATCAAGTCGGTGACGGCTTTGCCGGTGCCTGCCCTGAGCGCGGCGTAA
- a CDS encoding acyltransferase family protein, which translates to MTGNGTAAQTKERVDWVDYAKGICIIMVVMMHSVLGVEAAAGQTGFMHYVVEFAKPFRMPDFFLLSGLFLPLVINRDWRTYLDRKVVHFAYFYVLWVTIQFGFKAPAFAAEFGWPGVVRLWLMSFIDPFGTLWFIYLLPVFFVVIKATRRIPSWAVWGTAAALEMTHISTGWTLIDEFAARFVYIYSGYLFASYVFAWSNRARAYPGWTLAVIALWAVVNGGLVHTGISEWPIVSLALGLAGAGAIIAAGTLLAKMRWLDTLRYCGEHSIVIYLAFFLPMAASRTILLKAGLIQDIGLVSLIVTIAGVAGAVLIWWACRNTRANFLFERPDAFWIAPKKPAPTVQAAAE; encoded by the coding sequence ATGACCGGAAACGGCACAGCCGCACAGACGAAAGAGCGGGTCGACTGGGTCGACTATGCCAAGGGCATCTGCATCATCATGGTGGTGATGATGCACTCGGTGCTGGGCGTCGAGGCCGCGGCCGGTCAGACCGGCTTCATGCACTACGTCGTCGAGTTCGCAAAGCCGTTCCGGATGCCGGACTTCTTCCTGCTTTCGGGCCTGTTCCTGCCGCTCGTCATCAATCGCGACTGGCGCACCTATCTCGACCGCAAGGTGGTGCACTTCGCTTATTTCTATGTGCTGTGGGTCACGATCCAGTTCGGCTTCAAGGCCCCGGCCTTCGCAGCCGAATTCGGATGGCCGGGCGTGGTCAGGCTCTGGCTGATGTCGTTCATCGACCCGTTCGGCACGCTGTGGTTCATCTATCTGCTGCCGGTCTTCTTCGTGGTCATCAAGGCCACCCGCCGCATCCCGTCCTGGGCGGTCTGGGGAACCGCGGCGGCGCTGGAGATGACGCATATCTCCACCGGTTGGACACTGATCGACGAATTCGCCGCCCGCTTCGTCTACATCTATTCCGGCTACCTGTTCGCAAGCTACGTATTCGCGTGGTCGAACCGCGCCCGCGCCTATCCGGGGTGGACGCTGGCGGTGATCGCTCTGTGGGCTGTCGTCAACGGCGGGCTCGTCCATACCGGCATCAGCGAATGGCCGATCGTCTCGCTCGCGCTCGGTCTCGCGGGCGCGGGCGCCATCATCGCCGCCGGCACGCTGCTGGCGAAAATGCGCTGGCTGGACACCTTGCGCTATTGCGGCGAGCATTCGATCGTCATCTATCTCGCATTTTTCCTGCCGATGGCAGCCTCGCGCACGATCCTGCTGAAGGCAGGTCTTATCCAGGATATCGGCCTGGTCTCCCTGATCGTCACCATCGCCGGCGTGGCCGGCGCGGTGCTGATCTGGTGGGCCTGCCGCAACACGCGGGCGAATTTCCTGTTCGAGCGTCCTGACGCCTTCTGGATCGCGCCGAAAAAACCCGCCCCCACGGTTCAGGCGGCGGCCGAATAG
- a CDS encoding YbaB/EbfC family nucleoid-associated protein, with translation MADFLGMMKQAAQFQSKMKAMQDELDQIEVDGASGGGLVTVRMTAKMEVKGISIDPSLIKPDEREILEDLVVTALADARRKAEVAMQEKMQALTGGLGLPPGLGFS, from the coding sequence ATGGCTGATTTTCTCGGCATGATGAAGCAGGCGGCTCAATTTCAATCCAAGATGAAGGCCATGCAGGACGAACTCGACCAGATCGAGGTCGATGGAGCGTCCGGCGGCGGCCTTGTGACCGTGCGGATGACCGCCAAGATGGAAGTCAAGGGGATCTCGATCGATCCGTCCCTGATCAAGCCGGACGAACGTGAAATTCTCGAGGATCTTGTCGTGACCGCACTTGCCGACGCGCGCCGCAAGGCGGAGGTCGCGATGCAGGAGAAGATGCAGGCATTGACGGGCGGGCTTGGTCTGCCGCCCGGCCTCGGGTTCTCGTGA